Proteins from a genomic interval of Desulfurobacterium sp. TC5-1:
- a CDS encoding GGDEF domain-containing protein: MCNWNFILLSFRCKDRNRFYERCPHRKRFLNTVLNLTPLLVPVIVIFPAYLFGKPLMFKFGVFSFLLSILAKFVYSIGCYFFSAVTLILSVSLLCFGIVVQGEHFLYMWFAVVPGLAFLILPYADAAGAIATFLSGIFILILKYHHHPVSTLLYYTLNLIGFISIISLGAFILMTVIDDTFEMLKESSIKDPLTQAYNRRAFMEFIKEEIARAKRYRFPISLIMIDIDDFKKVNDTYGHAKGDEVLKKMAALIMTSIRRCDKLVRWGGEEFVVICPHLSKREAYFVAEKLRKIIASHDFNGVKVTASFGVSEIDPSDSIDRAVKLADKALYEAKKSGKNSVKVYVEEEDSGLIFD; encoded by the coding sequence ATGTGCAATTGGAACTTCATACTCCTTTCTTTTAGATGTAAAGACAGAAACAGATTCTACGAAAGATGTCCACACAGAAAGCGTTTTCTGAACACGGTCCTGAACCTTACTCCGCTTCTTGTTCCGGTAATTGTAATTTTTCCCGCCTACCTGTTTGGAAAGCCCCTGATGTTTAAGTTTGGAGTATTCAGTTTTCTCCTGTCAATACTTGCAAAATTTGTCTACTCGATTGGCTGTTATTTTTTCTCTGCCGTTACTCTCATTCTTTCAGTTTCTCTCCTTTGTTTCGGGATAGTTGTTCAAGGAGAACACTTTTTGTACATGTGGTTTGCGGTTGTTCCGGGTCTTGCCTTCTTAATTCTCCCTTATGCTGATGCCGCAGGTGCCATTGCAACGTTTTTATCAGGAATTTTCATTCTTATTTTAAAGTATCACCATCATCCGGTCAGTACGCTTCTATATTACACCTTAAACCTCATTGGCTTCATATCCATTATTTCTCTCGGAGCCTTTATTCTGATGACGGTCATTGACGATACCTTTGAAATGCTTAAGGAATCCTCTATCAAAGATCCTCTAACGCAAGCGTATAATCGGCGGGCATTTATGGAATTTATCAAGGAGGAAATTGCAAGAGCTAAAAGATATCGGTTTCCTATATCTTTGATTATGATTGATATTGACGATTTTAAAAAGGTTAACGACACCTACGGCCACGCTAAAGGAGATGAAGTTTTAAAAAAGATGGCGGCTCTGATAATGACCAGCATCCGTAGATGCGATAAGCTTGTAAGGTGGGGTGGAGAGGAATTTGTCGTTATATGCCCCCATCTATCGAAAAGAGAAGCCTACTTCGTTGCTGAAAAATTAAGAAAAATAATTGCCTCTCACGATTTTAACGGCGTAAAGGTAACGGCCAGTTTTGGGGTAAGCGAGATAGATCCCAGTGATTCAATAGACAGGGCAGTTAAACTGGCAGATAAGGCCCTTTATGAGGCAAAAAAATCCGGCAAGAATAGTGTTAAAGTGTATGTGGAGGAAGAAGATTCTGGCCTGATATTTGATTGA
- a CDS encoding HAMP domain-containing sensor histidine kinase yields MKGTKSKQSGESVINLNLETLSVINRESSSILFIDSTGTVIGSSDKIWDRFPYFAVIKMYEKLMKGKKAEAEFEESGRILKIKAKPLEDVYMLEIEDITSQTCIEEFKKRIISTISHELKTPLTVIKGYAELLSLEAESEIIGKMTSQIDRIMNIVNSISLLMKGQEGEFIEIDVGDVVEEIGHQFKDKMAAKGINFSVSVEPDLKISAEKILFQQLLINLLDNAVKFTENGKVGVKGYRLEDSIVIEVYDTGRGIPENLKPFIFEKFVKAKESTGLGIGLSLVKTIVKHHGWEIEFDSSAGKGTTFFIRIPANS; encoded by the coding sequence ATGAAGGGTACAAAATCAAAACAGTCTGGGGAGTCGGTTATAAATTTGAACCTTGAAACCCTGTCGGTAATAAATAGAGAATCCTCTTCCATACTTTTCATAGACAGTACGGGAACAGTAATTGGAAGTTCAGATAAGATATGGGATAGATTTCCTTATTTTGCAGTCATAAAAATGTACGAAAAGTTAATGAAGGGAAAAAAGGCAGAAGCTGAATTCGAAGAGAGCGGAAGAATTCTTAAAATAAAGGCTAAACCTCTGGAAGATGTCTATATGTTAGAGATTGAGGATATTACAAGTCAAACCTGCATAGAGGAATTTAAGAAAAGAATAATTTCAACAATCTCTCACGAGCTTAAAACGCCCCTTACGGTTATAAAAGGCTATGCAGAGCTTTTATCCCTTGAAGCAGAATCTGAGATTATCGGGAAAATGACATCTCAAATAGACAGAATAATGAACATTGTTAACTCTATAAGCCTTCTTATGAAAGGCCAGGAAGGTGAGTTTATAGAAATAGATGTTGGTGATGTTGTTGAAGAGATAGGACACCAGTTTAAAGATAAAATGGCAGCCAAAGGAATAAATTTTAGCGTCAGCGTTGAACCTGACTTAAAGATAAGTGCCGAAAAGATACTTTTTCAGCAGCTTCTCATAAACCTTCTGGACAATGCAGTAAAATTTACAGAAAATGGTAAAGTCGGTGTAAAGGGATACAGATTAGAGGATAGTATTGTTATAGAAGTTTATGATACCGGAAGAGGCATTCCAGAAAACCTTAAACCTTTTATTTTTGAGAAATTTGTAAAGGCGAAAGAGAGTACGGGACTCGGAATAGGTCTTTCTCTCGTTAAGACGATAGTTAAACACCACGGATGGGAAATAGAGTTTGACTCGTCAGCGGGAAAAGGTACGACTTTCTTTATCAGGATACCTGCAAATTCTTAA
- a CDS encoding inositol monophosphatase family protein, whose protein sequence is MEIIDVALRAAERASEILLGYQGRLEKEEIAFKSKNDYVTKADREAEEKIIETIKTYFPDHSIVAEESGTSGNSDYTWYIDPLDGTKNFIHGLPVFSVSIGVAFKGEMIAGVVSIPKLNEVFSAEKGSGAFCNGEKIKVSDRPFNEGLIATGFPFKGKEMLDDYLVCFKEVFFSVSGVRRCGSAAIDLAYTAKGIFDGFWELSLKAWDIAAGVLLIEEAGGTVSDFKGGRDFLRTGNIIGASQSSYKHLFSIVNKYLGGF, encoded by the coding sequence ATGGAAATTATCGACGTGGCACTAAGAGCGGCAGAGAGAGCTTCAGAGATACTTTTAGGTTACCAGGGGCGTCTTGAGAAAGAAGAGATAGCCTTTAAATCAAAAAACGATTATGTGACAAAAGCTGACAGAGAAGCTGAAGAAAAGATAATAGAAACGATAAAAACCTATTTTCCAGATCATTCTATTGTAGCAGAGGAGAGCGGTACGTCAGGGAACAGCGATTACACATGGTACATTGACCCTCTTGATGGAACGAAGAATTTTATACACGGACTACCTGTGTTTTCCGTCTCTATAGGTGTTGCTTTTAAAGGTGAAATGATAGCCGGAGTTGTCTCAATTCCAAAATTAAATGAGGTTTTCTCGGCTGAAAAGGGAAGCGGTGCTTTTTGCAACGGTGAAAAGATAAAAGTAAGCGATAGACCTTTCAATGAAGGGTTGATAGCTACCGGTTTTCCCTTTAAGGGAAAAGAGATGTTAGACGATTATCTCGTCTGTTTTAAAGAGGTCTTCTTTTCTGTTTCTGGTGTAAGGAGGTGCGGTTCTGCAGCAATAGATCTTGCCTACACGGCAAAGGGGATTTTTGACGGATTCTGGGAGCTCTCTTTAAAAGCCTGGGATATCGCTGCAGGCGTTCTTCTCATAGAGGAAGCAGGCGGCACCGTTTCCGATTTTAAAGGAGGTAGAGACTTTTTAAGGACGGGAAATATCATAGGAGCTTCCCAAAGCAGCTACAAACATTTATTTTCAATAGTGAACAAATATTTAGGAGGTTTTTAG
- a CDS encoding DUF4911 domain-containing protein, protein MLKKGVNLICKVSVKDIAFVNAIFEWYHEVGTVRTRDNKKGIIEIWLAPDFVDEGMKAIEYLKSGGFVEKLEVIGEAGDSWHRE, encoded by the coding sequence ATGCTGAAAAAAGGAGTGAATTTAATCTGCAAAGTTTCAGTGAAAGACATTGCATTTGTTAACGCAATTTTTGAGTGGTATCACGAGGTGGGAACAGTCAGGACACGAGACAACAAAAAAGGAATTATAGAGATCTGGCTGGCGCCGGACTTTGTTGATGAAGGTATGAAGGCCATTGAATACCTTAAAAGTGGTGGATTTGTTGAGAAACTTGAAGTTATAGGTGAGGCAGGAGACAGCTGGCACAGGGAATAG
- a CDS encoding Mrp/NBP35 family ATP-binding protein, with translation MDEKCSSCSLKDKCSTVKDPIDQKLICNMSKIKHKIAVLSGKGGVGKTTVATNLAASLAKKGFKVGLLDADIHGPNVAKMLGGEGAKLHVNPETELIEPYTPDEMPNLKVASMAFLLQDSSQPVVWRGPLKHQAIKQFLAEMDWGELDYLIIDLPPGTGDEALSIAQLIKPLDGFVIVTTPQEVALLDTKKSVNFAKMLKVPVLGLIENMSGLICPHCGKEIEIFKSGGGRKAAEELDIEFLGKIPLEPKVVETGDAGKPIVIADPESVSAKAFESIADKIIEKVS, from the coding sequence ATGGATGAGAAATGCAGCAGCTGCAGTCTAAAGGATAAATGTTCAACAGTGAAAGATCCTATCGATCAAAAGCTTATCTGTAACATGTCAAAGATTAAACATAAAATAGCGGTTTTAAGTGGTAAAGGTGGTGTGGGAAAAACCACTGTTGCCACAAACCTCGCCGCTTCTCTTGCTAAAAAAGGCTTTAAAGTCGGACTCTTAGACGCAGATATTCACGGACCTAACGTTGCGAAAATGCTCGGCGGTGAAGGTGCAAAACTTCACGTTAATCCGGAAACGGAGCTTATAGAGCCTTACACGCCCGACGAAATGCCAAATCTTAAAGTGGCAAGCATGGCTTTTCTGCTTCAGGATTCAAGTCAGCCGGTCGTATGGAGAGGACCTCTAAAACATCAGGCAATAAAGCAGTTCCTTGCAGAGATGGATTGGGGCGAGCTTGATTATCTCATCATTGATCTTCCTCCTGGAACCGGTGATGAAGCTTTAAGTATTGCGCAGCTCATAAAACCTCTTGACGGCTTTGTGATTGTAACCACACCACAGGAAGTAGCGTTGCTTGATACTAAAAAGTCCGTAAATTTTGCAAAGATGTTAAAAGTGCCTGTCTTAGGTCTAATTGAAAACATGAGCGGACTCATATGTCCTCACTGCGGTAAGGAGATTGAAATATTTAAGTCTGGCGGTGGAAGAAAAGCAGCAGAAGAACTTGACATAGAATTTCTGGGGAAAATCCCTCTTGAGCCTAAAGTTGTAGAGACAGGTGATGCAGGAAAACCGATAGTAATAGCTGACCCTGAATCTGTATCTGCAAAGGCTTTTGAATCCATAGCTGATAAAATTATTGAAAAGGTAAGCTGA
- the pstS gene encoding phosphate ABC transporter substrate-binding protein PstS — translation MRKMKKVTVAALTVAVTAGTVLGASSSAKAWTINGAGATFPYPVYVKWAKDFKKATGNRVNYQGIGSGGGIKQVTDRVVDFGGSDKMLKPSELDRRRLYQFPAVIGSIVVVYNLPGVGDRKLKLSNRAVADIFMGKVRYWDNPEIKKDNQGVNLPHIPITVIHRSEGSGTTWNFTYWLSGISPAWKSRIGYGKVVRWPTGIGAKGNAGVTNYVKQIPGAIGYVEYAYKKQNRLSAAVLQAKEGNWVEPCDETFKAAAAHAKWSLGTHFYTEGNLLLAEGKNSWPLTVATMILLPREKKMKNKEVTEFFNWAFKHGDKSAEKLGYVPLPESVKNMIRKYWKTVVFK, via the coding sequence ATGAGAAAGATGAAGAAAGTTACAGTCGCGGCTCTGACAGTTGCAGTAACGGCAGGAACGGTTTTAGGAGCCTCATCTTCAGCTAAAGCATGGACAATCAACGGAGCGGGTGCTACATTTCCATATCCTGTCTATGTTAAGTGGGCAAAGGATTTTAAAAAGGCAACAGGGAATAGAGTAAACTACCAGGGAATTGGTTCCGGTGGCGGTATCAAGCAGGTAACCGATAGAGTTGTTGATTTTGGCGGTAGCGACAAGATGCTTAAACCGTCTGAGCTTGACAGGAGAAGACTTTACCAGTTTCCGGCGGTTATTGGCTCGATAGTTGTTGTTTACAACCTTCCAGGTGTAGGCGATAGAAAGCTTAAGCTTTCAAACAGGGCGGTTGCCGACATTTTTATGGGTAAAGTGAGATACTGGGACAATCCTGAAATCAAGAAGGACAATCAGGGTGTTAACCTTCCTCACATACCTATAACAGTTATTCACAGGTCAGAAGGTTCAGGAACTACATGGAACTTTACGTACTGGCTTTCCGGCATATCACCTGCATGGAAGTCCAGAATAGGGTACGGTAAAGTTGTAAGATGGCCTACTGGTATAGGTGCAAAAGGAAATGCAGGTGTAACAAACTACGTAAAGCAGATTCCTGGTGCAATAGGATATGTTGAATATGCTTACAAAAAGCAGAACAGACTTTCTGCGGCTGTTCTCCAGGCAAAAGAGGGAAACTGGGTTGAGCCCTGCGATGAAACATTTAAAGCAGCCGCAGCCCATGCTAAATGGTCTTTGGGAACTCACTTCTATACCGAAGGAAACCTTCTTCTCGCAGAAGGTAAAAACAGCTGGCCTTTGACAGTCGCAACAATGATTCTCCTTCCAAGAGAGAAAAAGATGAAAAATAAAGAAGTTACTGAGTTCTTTAACTGGGCATTCAAGCACGGCGATAAATCTGCTGAAAAACTTGGTTATGTTCCGCTTCCGGAATCTGTTAAGAATATGATCAGAAAATACTGGAAAACGGTTGTTTTTAAGTGA
- a CDS encoding response regulator transcription factor produces MKEIKIAVVEDDMEIANILKLALSREGYKVRVFDTSEKLLNNIIEYRQAYDLIILDVMLPGMEGRDACRLLRDRKIDVPVLLLTALSGEDDKVKGLDSGADDYLTKPFSIKELLARVRALLRRHGEISVPPKTVHSSIQFLDDFRTVEINGRKVYLTKTEFMIFRILVENSGKAIRKDELSMKLGSRGSIRAIDVHIKNLREKLGNEGYKIKTVWGVGYKFEP; encoded by the coding sequence ATGAAAGAGATAAAAATTGCGGTTGTTGAAGATGACATGGAAATAGCAAATATCCTCAAACTTGCTCTTTCCCGCGAAGGCTATAAGGTAAGGGTTTTTGATACCTCTGAAAAGCTACTTAACAACATTATCGAGTATCGGCAGGCTTACGATCTAATAATTCTTGATGTTATGCTTCCGGGAATGGAAGGCAGAGATGCCTGCAGGTTGTTAAGAGATAGAAAAATTGATGTGCCTGTCCTTCTGCTGACAGCCCTCTCAGGTGAGGATGACAAGGTTAAAGGGCTTGACAGCGGAGCAGATGACTATCTTACGAAGCCTTTCAGCATAAAAGAGTTGCTTGCACGGGTTAGAGCTCTCCTGCGACGACACGGAGAAATTTCAGTGCCGCCTAAAACCGTCCATAGCAGTATTCAATTCCTTGATGACTTTAGAACCGTAGAAATTAACGGCAGGAAGGTATATCTTACAAAAACAGAATTTATGATTTTTAGAATACTGGTAGAAAACAGCGGTAAAGCTATAAGAAAAGATGAACTGTCAATGAAGCTTGGAAGCAGAGGTTCTATTAGAGCAATAGACGTTCACATAAAAAACTTGAGAGAGAAACTTGGCAATGAAGGGTACAAAATCAAAACAGTCTGGGGAGTCGGTTATAAATTTGAACCTTGA